The genomic interval TTTGCGGTCTTGGCTTTGGAGACGATGGCCTTGAAGTCGCGGTCCTCGGGGTTGACGTGTTCGGTGCCGACTACCTTGCCGCCGAGTGCGGTGAATTTGGCGGAGAAGGCGGCGGCGAGGCCGACGCCGTAGGTCTTCTGGTCGTCGATGACGTAGACGGTCTTGGCCTTGATGTTCTCGTAGGCGTATTTGCCGCCGAAGGAGCCTTGGACCTCGTCGGTGGTGGAGGTGCGGAAGTAGGTGCTGAACTGGCGTTTGCGCTTGTCCTGTTTCCAGTCCTTGCCCTGGGTGAGGTCGGGGGTGGTGTTGGCGGGGGATATGAGTGCGATGTTGTTGGACTGGGCGACCTGTTGCATCGACTGGGCGACGCTGGAGTTGAGCGGGCCGACGATGCCGAGGACTTGTTTGTCGCCGGCGAGTTTGGTGGCGTTCTGCTGGCCGGAGGTGGGCTGGGCCTGGTCGTCGAGGGCGCGGAACTCGAAGGTGACGCCGGGGACTTCCTTGGTCTTGTTGGCGTTGTTCAGGGCGAGTTCGGCGGAGTTCTTGATGCCTTGGCCGAGGGCGGAGAGGTCGCCGGTGAGCGGGGCGTCCAGGCCGATCACGACGGTGGTCTTCTTGCCTTCGGTGTTTCCGTCGTCGCCTTTGTCGTCGCGCGATCCGCAGGCGCTCAGGGTGAGGGCCCCGGTGGTGAGCGCGGTGGTGAGGATGAGCAAGGAACGGTGTCGCACGGTGATTCCCTTCCCTGGCGAGGCCCCCTCTGCTGAGGTGCCGTGGCGCGTGCCGGGCGGTGCGGGACGGTGTGGTGGCGTGCGGGCCGCCCGGCGGGTCGTGACTGGCCGTGACTCTAAGGGTGTGCGGCGGCGCGGGGCAGAGGTGCTGGCCATGATGTGACTGTCTTGTTATGGCGTAGGTCACTCCAGTGACTTCTGTGTAGTGAAGGTGATCGGACAGTCCGGGTGTTTGGGGAGGGATCAGGCATCAGGTGGTCGGGAAGGTGTAGTTCCGCTAATGCGTCGGGGGTGGCGCGGGGCGTGGGCCGGGTGTCGTGATCGTCGCGCGGTCGCCGGGTGGCCGGAAAGATCGCGAAAGCGGCGGCCGGGAATGTGGAATCCCGGCCGCCGCTTCATGGCGATGTCACGCACGGTGACGTGCGAGGAGGGTCTCAGCTGGTGGGGCGGCCCTCGTCGGTGTCACGGATGAGGCAGGTGAGGCGGGCGCTGCATACGCGCTTGCCCTGCTCGTCGGTGATGACGATCTCGTACGTGGCGGTGGAGCGGCCCCGGTGCACGGGGGTGGCCACGCCGGTGACCAGCCCGGAGCGGGCGCCGCGGTGGTGGGTGCAGTTGAGGTCGACGCCCACGGCGATCCGGCCGGGGCCGCCGTGCAGCATCGCGCCGACGGAGCCGAGGGTCTCGGCGAGCACGGCGGAGGCGCCGCCGTGCAGCAGCCCGTACGGCTGGGTGTTGCCCTCGACGGGCATGGTGCCGACCACGCGGTCGGGCGAGGCCTCGACGACCCGGACGCTCATGCGCTCGCCGAGGTGCCCGGCGGAGAACAGGGCGGGCAGGTCCAGCCCGCTGCCCGTCCACTGGTCCAGGACCTCCTGAGGGAACGTGGTCCCGGTCTGCTCACCCATGACGTGCTCCGATCGTCCTTGCTCGTTGCGTGCTGAACGTTTCCTTGAACGCTGGTGAACGTCTTATCAGGTGAACAGGCCTGACGGCCGGTCGGGGTGGTGCCCGGACGGCTCCGGGCCCCGCCCGGGGCCGGGGGTCAGGCGGACCCGGGCCGGTTCGGCTCCACCCTGATCACCAGGGACTTGCTGGCGGGGGTGTTGCTGGTGTCGGCGGTGTGGTCCAGGGGGACGAGGACGTTGGTCTCGGGGTAGTAGGCGGCGGCGCAGCCCCGGGCGGTGGGGTAGTGGACGACGCGGAAGCCGGGCGCGCGGCGCTCGGTGCCGTCCGTCCACTCGCTGACGAGGTCGGCGTACGAGCCGTCGGCGAGGTCGAGTTCGCGGGCGTCGTCGGGGTTGACGAGGACCACGCGGCGGCCGTTCTTGATGCCGCGGTAGCGGTCGTCGAGGCCGTAGATGGTGGTGTTGTACTGGTCGTGCGAGCGGAGTGTCTGGAGGAGGAGCCGGCCTTCGGGCGCGCGCGGGTACTCGACCGGGGCGGCGGTGAAGTTGGCCTTGCCGGTGGCGGTGGGGAACCGGCGTTCGTCGCGGGGGGCGTGGGGGAGGGTGAAGCCGCCGGGGCGGGCGACGCGGGCGTTGAAGTCCTCGAAGCCGGGGACGACGCGCGCGATGCGGTCGCGGACGGTGCCGTAGTCCTTCTCGAACTCCTCCCACGGGGTGGCGCTGGCGGTGCCGAGGACGCGGCGGGCGAGGCGGCAGACGATGGCGGGCTCGGAGAGGAGGGCGGGGCTCGCGGGGCGCAGCCGGCCGCGTGAGGCGTGGACCATGCCCATGGAGTCCTCGACGGTGACGAACTGGTCGCCGGCGGCCTGCCGGTCGCGCTCGGTGCGGCCGAGGGTGGGGAGGATGAGGGCGCGGGCGCCGGTGACCACGTGCGAGCGGTTGAGCTTGGTGGAGACGTGGACGGTGAGGCGGGCGCGGCGGACGGCGGCCTCGGTGACGTCGGTGTCGGGGGTGGCGGAGACGAAGTTGCCGCCCATGGCGAAGAAGACCTTCGCCTCGCCGTCGCGGAGGGCGCGGATGGCGCGGACGACGTCCAGGCCGTGCTCGCGGGGCGGGGCGAAGCCGAACTCCTTCTCCAGGGCGTCGAGGAAGGCGGGGGCGGGGCGTTCGAAGATGCCCATGGTGCGGTCGCCCTGGACGTTGCTGTGGCCGCGGACGGGGCAGACGCCGGCGCCGGGGCGGCCGATGTCGCCGCGCAGGAGGAGGAGGTTGACGACCTCCCGGATGGTGGGGACGGCGTGCTTGTGCTGGGTGAGGCCCATGGCCCAGCAGACGATGGTGCGGCGGGAGGCGAGGATCATGGCGAGGGCGGCCTCGATCTCCTCGCGGGTCAGGCCGGTGGCGCGGAGGGTCTCGTCCCAGTCGGCGGCGCGGGCGGCGCGGGCGAACTCCTCGAAGCCGTGGGTGTGCTCCTCGACGAAGGCGGTGTCGACGGCGCCCTCGGTCTCCAGGACGAGCTTGTTGAGGGCGCGGAAGAGGGCCTGGTCGCCGCCGAGGCGGACCTGGAGGAAGAGGTCCGTGAGCGGGGTGCCGCCGGCGGCGAGGCCGCGGGCGTTCTGGGGGTTCTTGAAGCGTTCCATGCCCGCTTCGGGGAGCGGGTTGACCGTGATGATCTTCGTGCCGCCGGCCTTGGCCTTCTCCAGGGCGCTGAGCATGCGGGGGTGGTTGGTGCCGGGGTTCTGGCCGGCGACGATGATCAGGTCGGCCTTGTAGAGGTCCTCCAGGAGGACGCTGCCCTTGCCGACGCCGATGGTCTCCGTAAGGGCGGAGCCGGAGGACTCGTGGCACATGTTGGAGCAGTCCGGCAGGTTGTTGGTGCCGAACTCGCGGGCGAAGAGCTGGTAGAGGAACGCGGCCTCGTTGCTGGTGCGGCCCGAGGTGTAGAAGACCGCCTCGTCGGGGGAGGAGAGCGCGGTGAGCTCGTCGGCGACGATGTCGAAGGCCCGTTCCCAGGACACCGGCTCGTAGGTGTCGGAGCCCTCGGCGAGGTACATCGGCTGGGTGAGCCGGCCTTGCTGGCCGAGCCAGTAGCCGCTGCGGCCGGCGAGGTCGGAGACGGGGTGCGCGGCGAAGAAGTCGGGGGTGACGCGGCGCAGGGTGGCTTCCTCGGCGACGGCCTTGGCGCCGTTCTCGCAGAATTCCGCGGCGTGCCGCTTGTCCGGCTCGGGCCAGGCGCAGCCGGGGCAGTCGAAGCCGTCCTTCTGGTTGACCTTGAGGAGGGTGAGGGCCGTGCGCCGGACGCCCATCTGCTGTTGCGCGATGCGCAGCGTGTGCGCGATGGCCGGCAGGCCGGCCGCGGCGTGCTGCGGGGCGGTGACGTCGGGTGCGTCCTGGACCGGATCGCCTGTCGGCGGCTTGGCTGCCATCTCGCTCCCCTTTGAGCGGTCGGTTCGGAAACGGTCGGTGCGGGCGTGCTCGTGTATGCGGTGCCGATCCTGTCACGGGGCCGCCCGCGGGCTCCCCGGGAGGGTGGGTGGCCAGGGCGGTGTGGCCCGGATTGTCAGTGGGCCGTGGCAGGATCGGGGGCGTGGCAGCGAAGGGAACGAAGATGAGCGCAGAGACCGGCACCGAGGCAGCGGAGGGAGGTCGCCCCCGCCTGCTTCTGATGGACGGGCACTCCATGGCGTACCGGGCGTTCTTCGCGCTGCCCGCGGAGAATTTCACGACGGTGGCCGGCCAGCCGACGAACGCGGTGTACGGCTTCGCGTCCATGCTGGCGAACACGCTGCGTGACGAGAAGCCTTCGCATTTCGCGGTGGCGTTCGACGTCTCCCGTAAGACGTGGCGCTCCGACGAGTTCCCCGAGTACAAGGCGACGCGGTCCAAGACGCCCGACGAGTTCAAGGGCCAGGTCGAGCTGATCGGCGAGTTGCTCGACGCGATGAAGGTGCCGCGCTTCGCGGTCGACGGCTTCGAGGCCGACGACGTGATCGCCACGCTGGCCACGCAGGCCGAGGCGGCGGGTTTCCACGTCTCGATCGTCACGGGTGACCGCGACTCCTTCCAGCTGGTCTCCGACGACGTCACGGTGCTCTATCCGACGAAGGGTGTCTCGGAGCTGACGCGCTTCACGCCGGAGAAGGTCCAGGAGAAGTACGGCCTGAGCCCCTCGCAGTACCCGGACTTCGCCGCGCTGCGCGGTGACCCGTCGGACAACCTCCCGGGCATCCCGGGCGTCGGCGAGAAGACCGCCGCGAAGTGGATCAATCAGTTCGGTTCGTTCGCGGAGCTGGTGGAGCGGGTCGAGGAGGTCAAGGGCAAGGCCGGGCAGAACCTCCGGGACCACCTGGAGGCCGTCAAGCTCAACCGCCGCCTCACCGAGATGGTGCGGGACGTGGCGCTGCCGGTGGGCCCGGAGGGCCTGGCCCGGGTGGCGTACGACCGCACGGCGCTGACCGCGTTCCTGGAGGGCCTGGAGATCCGCAACCAGGGTCTGCGGGACCGGCTGCTGGCCGCCGACCCGGGCGGGGAGGCCGCCGCGGAGGAGGCGCCGCCGGCCGCCGGGGCCGAGGTGGACGGTGCCGTGCTGGGCGCGGGGGAGCTCGCGCCGTGGCTGGCCGGGCACGCCGCGGGCCCGCTGGGCGTGGCGGTGGTCGACTCCTGGGCGCAGGGCAGCGGCCGGGTCGCCGAGATCGCGCTGGCGACGGGCGAGGGCCCGGCCGTCTGGTTCGACCCCGCCGAGCTGGACGAGGCCGACGAGCGGGCGTTCGCCGCGTGGAGCGCGGACGCCGGCCGGGCCAAGGTGATGCACGACGCGAAGTCGGCCATGCGGGTCTTCGCCGAGCACGGCTGGACGGTCGAGGGCGTCACGATGGACACGGCGCTGGCCGCGTATCTGGTGAAGCCGGGCCGCCGCTCCTTCGAGCTGGACGCGCTGTCGGTGGAGTACCTGGGCCGTGAGCTGGCCACGGCCGCCGCCGGTGACGGTCAGCTGGCCTTCGGCGCCGACGAGCAGGCCGAGGCGGATGCCCTGATGGGCCGGGCGCGTACGGTGCTCGACCTGGGCGAGGCGTTCACGGGCCGGCTCGCGGAGGTGGGCGCGGCCGAGCTGCTCGCCGATGTCGAGCTGCCGACGAGCGCGCTGCTGGCCCGCCTGGAGCGGGCGGGCATCGCCGCGGACCGGGGCTGGCTGGAGCGGATGGAGCAGCAGTTCGCGGCCGCCGTGCAGCAGGCCGTCGTGGAGGCGCACGCCGCCGCGGGCCGCGAGTTCAACCTGGGCTCGCCCAAGCAGCTCCAGGAGGTGCTCTTCGGCGAGCTGGGCCTGCCGAAGACGAAGAAGACCAAGACCGGGTACACCACGGACGCCGACGCCCTGGCCTGGCTCGCCGCCCAGACGGAGAACGAACTCCCGGTGATCATGCTGCGTCACCGGGAGCAGGCCAAGCTGCGGTCCACGGTCGAGGGCCTGATCAAGGCGATCGCCCCCGACGGCCGGATCCACACCACGTTCAACCAGACGGTGGCGGCCACCGGCCGGCTGTCGTCCACGGACCCGAACCTCCAGAACATCCCGGTGCGGACGGACGAGGGCCGGGCCATCCGCCGCGGCTTCGTCGTCGGGTCCGGCTTCGAGTCCCTGATGACCGCCGACTACAGCCAGATCGAGCTGCGCGTCATGGCCCACCTCTCGGAGGACGAGGGCCTGATCGAGGCGTTCGCCTCCGGCGAGGACCTGCACACCACGGTGGCCTCCCAGGTCTTCGGCGTCGCCAAGAGCGAGGTCGACCCGGAGATGCGCCGGAAGATCAAGGCCATGTCGTACGGGCTGGCCTACGGCCTGTCGGCGTTCGGTCTCTCGCAGCAGCTCAACATCGCTCCCGCCGAGGCGGGCAAGCTGATGGACACCTTCTTCGAGCGGTTCGGCGGGGTGCGGGACTACCTCCAGCGGGTGGTCGTGGAGGCCCGTGCCACGGGTTACACGGAGACGATGCTGGGCCGCCGCCGCTACCTCCCGGACCTCAACAGCGACAACCGCCAGCGCCGTGAGATGGCCGAGCGGATGGCGCTGAACGCCCCGATCCAGGGCACGGCCGCCGACATCGTGAAGGTCGCGATGCTGCGGGTGGGCCAGGCGCTGGAGGCCGCGGGCCTGGGCTCGCGGATGCTGCTCCAGGTGCACGACGAAATCGTGCTGGAGATCGCGCCGGGCGAGCGGGAGCGGGTCGAGGAGCTGGTCCGCCGGGAGATGGCCGGCGCGGTGTCGCTGCGCGCGCCGCTGGACGTCTCGGTGGGCGTCGGCGCGGACTGGGAGTCCGCGGCGCACTGAGCTGGGCGCCCTATGTTCCTGGGCCGGTATGTGCCTGGGGCTGTGCGTTCCTGGGTCGGCGTGCGCCTGGGGCTGTGCGTTCCTGGGCCGGCCCGCGCCTGAGCCCGGACGTTCCCGGGCGCGTACGT from Streptomyces albireticuli carries:
- a CDS encoding PaaI family thioesterase, with product MGEQTGTTFPQEVLDQWTGSGLDLPALFSAGHLGERMSVRVVEASPDRVVGTMPVEGNTQPYGLLHGGASAVLAETLGSVGAMLHGGPGRIAVGVDLNCTHHRGARSGLVTGVATPVHRGRSTATYEIVITDEQGKRVCSARLTCLIRDTDEGRPTS
- the polA gene encoding DNA polymerase I, which codes for MSAETGTEAAEGGRPRLLLMDGHSMAYRAFFALPAENFTTVAGQPTNAVYGFASMLANTLRDEKPSHFAVAFDVSRKTWRSDEFPEYKATRSKTPDEFKGQVELIGELLDAMKVPRFAVDGFEADDVIATLATQAEAAGFHVSIVTGDRDSFQLVSDDVTVLYPTKGVSELTRFTPEKVQEKYGLSPSQYPDFAALRGDPSDNLPGIPGVGEKTAAKWINQFGSFAELVERVEEVKGKAGQNLRDHLEAVKLNRRLTEMVRDVALPVGPEGLARVAYDRTALTAFLEGLEIRNQGLRDRLLAADPGGEAAAEEAPPAAGAEVDGAVLGAGELAPWLAGHAAGPLGVAVVDSWAQGSGRVAEIALATGEGPAVWFDPAELDEADERAFAAWSADAGRAKVMHDAKSAMRVFAEHGWTVEGVTMDTALAAYLVKPGRRSFELDALSVEYLGRELATAAAGDGQLAFGADEQAEADALMGRARTVLDLGEAFTGRLAEVGAAELLADVELPTSALLARLERAGIAADRGWLERMEQQFAAAVQQAVVEAHAAAGREFNLGSPKQLQEVLFGELGLPKTKKTKTGYTTDADALAWLAAQTENELPVIMLRHREQAKLRSTVEGLIKAIAPDGRIHTTFNQTVAATGRLSSTDPNLQNIPVRTDEGRAIRRGFVVGSGFESLMTADYSQIELRVMAHLSEDEGLIEAFASGEDLHTTVASQVFGVAKSEVDPEMRRKIKAMSYGLAYGLSAFGLSQQLNIAPAEAGKLMDTFFERFGGVRDYLQRVVVEARATGYTETMLGRRRYLPDLNSDNRQRREMAERMALNAPIQGTAADIVKVAMLRVGQALEAAGLGSRMLLQVHDEIVLEIAPGERERVEELVRREMAGAVSLRAPLDVSVGVGADWESAAH
- a CDS encoding branched-chain amino acid ABC transporter substrate-binding protein; the protein is MLILTTALTTGALTLSACGSRDDKGDDGNTEGKKTTVVIGLDAPLTGDLSALGQGIKNSAELALNNANKTKEVPGVTFEFRALDDQAQPTSGQQNATKLAGDKQVLGIVGPLNSSVAQSMQQVAQSNNIALISPANTTPDLTQGKDWKQDKRKRQFSTYFRTSTTDEVQGSFGGKYAYENIKAKTVYVIDDQKTYGVGLAAAFSAKFTALGGKVVGTEHVNPEDRDFKAIVSKAKTANPDLVFYGGEYPASAPLSQQLKDGGVKAPLMGGDGMYSGDYITLNKKSAGDYATSVGKPVEQLDSAKKFIADYKTAGYKDRYEAYGGSTYDATWALVQAVKAVTTANDGKLPSDARAKVVDALNKVKFDGVTGPVSFDKYGDTTNTLITAYQVDANQWKSRYSAEYKG
- a CDS encoding FdhF/YdeP family oxidoreductase, whose amino-acid sequence is MAAKPPTGDPVQDAPDVTAPQHAAAGLPAIAHTLRIAQQQMGVRRTALTLLKVNQKDGFDCPGCAWPEPDKRHAAEFCENGAKAVAEEATLRRVTPDFFAAHPVSDLAGRSGYWLGQQGRLTQPMYLAEGSDTYEPVSWERAFDIVADELTALSSPDEAVFYTSGRTSNEAAFLYQLFAREFGTNNLPDCSNMCHESSGSALTETIGVGKGSVLLEDLYKADLIIVAGQNPGTNHPRMLSALEKAKAGGTKIITVNPLPEAGMERFKNPQNARGLAAGGTPLTDLFLQVRLGGDQALFRALNKLVLETEGAVDTAFVEEHTHGFEEFARAARAADWDETLRATGLTREEIEAALAMILASRRTIVCWAMGLTQHKHAVPTIREVVNLLLLRGDIGRPGAGVCPVRGHSNVQGDRTMGIFERPAPAFLDALEKEFGFAPPREHGLDVVRAIRALRDGEAKVFFAMGGNFVSATPDTDVTEAAVRRARLTVHVSTKLNRSHVVTGARALILPTLGRTERDRQAAGDQFVTVEDSMGMVHASRGRLRPASPALLSEPAIVCRLARRVLGTASATPWEEFEKDYGTVRDRIARVVPGFEDFNARVARPGGFTLPHAPRDERRFPTATGKANFTAAPVEYPRAPEGRLLLQTLRSHDQYNTTIYGLDDRYRGIKNGRRVVLVNPDDARELDLADGSYADLVSEWTDGTERRAPGFRVVHYPTARGCAAAYYPETNVLVPLDHTADTSNTPASKSLVIRVEPNRPGSA